In Vibrio bathopelagicus, the following are encoded in one genomic region:
- a CDS encoding SDR family NAD(P)-dependent oxidoreductase, giving the protein MDLGLKNINVVVTGGSSGIGAKIVEGFANEGANVWFCGRSQHRIDKLLIQLGKAAKQVVGKVVNVHDLTQMKTWVGSIPNIDIFVPNVSTLSDEWEDVLLKDIAATQQAITLVLPKLLESRCAAITYIGSKASGYTVCDANAYGAGKAALAHYMKSLSLTYVPKLRVNTVSPGDTYIADGLWGRCKCEEPDTFQKVIDRNPMGRLANPKEVADVVTFISSPVASFVSGSNWYVDGASTSHVQY; this is encoded by the coding sequence ATGGATTTAGGATTAAAGAATATCAATGTTGTTGTCACTGGAGGATCTAGTGGAATTGGAGCAAAAATAGTTGAAGGCTTTGCTAATGAAGGGGCGAATGTTTGGTTCTGTGGACGTTCTCAACATCGGATAGATAAGCTGCTTATACAACTCGGAAAGGCGGCTAAACAAGTTGTCGGTAAAGTCGTTAATGTTCACGATTTGACGCAAATGAAAACTTGGGTTGGGTCTATTCCTAATATCGATATCTTCGTTCCCAATGTAAGCACGCTTTCTGATGAGTGGGAGGATGTTCTACTGAAAGATATTGCCGCCACGCAGCAGGCCATTACGTTAGTCTTACCTAAGTTACTTGAATCGCGTTGTGCTGCAATAACTTATATTGGCTCAAAAGCGAGTGGCTATACTGTTTGTGACGCTAATGCTTATGGGGCGGGTAAGGCTGCTTTAGCCCATTACATGAAATCCTTGTCTTTGACTTACGTTCCTAAGTTGAGGGTTAATACCGTTTCCCCTGGAGACACATATATTGCTGATGGTTTGTGGGGGCGGTGTAAGTGTGAAGAACCGGACACTTTCCAGAAAGTTATTGATAGAAACCCGATGGGTCGCTTGGCAAACCCTAAAGAAGTAGCCGATGTCGTCACCTTTATTTCAAGCCCTGTTGCGAGTTTTGTCTCGGGGTCTAACTGGTATGTTGATGGAGCATCGACTAGTCATGTGCAATATTAG
- a CDS encoding c-type cytochrome, whose product MIINRLKRTSFVSGVVAIAVVAVVLSLSACTDEQPSTEDNVASRFESLGIESEPSVKLKAEAKTEVETLVDNKVAAKVYIPSLVSGEKLVLNLCSQCHGDKIIPFVQSYPNIKGQKAGYILKQLRDFKSDERQDLYMQSVVKHLSDEDLQDVAAFYGSLKPLDLYNRTKEYYHQ is encoded by the coding sequence ATGATCATCAATCGATTAAAGCGAACTTCTTTTGTGAGTGGAGTTGTTGCGATAGCCGTTGTTGCAGTGGTTTTGTCGTTGTCGGCGTGTACCGACGAACAGCCGAGCACTGAAGACAACGTTGCCTCACGATTCGAATCATTAGGTATAGAGTCAGAACCATCGGTGAAGCTTAAAGCGGAAGCTAAAACCGAGGTTGAAACTCTTGTTGATAACAAGGTCGCCGCCAAGGTTTACATACCTAGCTTAGTTTCTGGTGAAAAGTTGGTTCTGAATCTATGTAGCCAGTGTCATGGCGACAAAATTATTCCTTTCGTACAATCTTATCCAAACATCAAAGGTCAGAAAGCTGGGTATATTCTTAAGCAGCTGCGTGATTTTAAAAGCGATGAGCGACAAGATTTGTACATGCAGTCGGTGGTCAAACACCTTTCGGATGAAGACTTACAAGACGTAGCCGCATTCTATGGCTCGTTGAAGCCATTGGATTTATACAATCGCACTAAAGAGTATTATCACCAGTAG
- a CDS encoding RelA/SpoT domain-containing protein, which yields MSVFLRTTALMLLVLSRAPAFAAAPVSTSSTDQSRTASSQNQVSSNVFRHSLSGLYGIKAFDSRPTQPYTDFDILYSKAHQGQAELETICKSTALLTNSEALFAGVKSQARAEEKIALELDGDVTRITDLARATIIANDVESLVEVYEALSREADVVKVKNKFKSPADSGYRDLNLLVRLPKTNVIAEVQLHLRAIADVKSGPEHELYEIIQGIERHAIAEKRPINDIEAAQINSLRRQSLELYQQAWQPYITTHIKAA from the coding sequence ATGAGTGTATTTCTCCGTACGACGGCCCTAATGCTTCTAGTATTGAGCCGAGCGCCTGCATTCGCAGCAGCACCTGTTTCAACAAGTTCAACTGATCAATCGCGCACAGCGTCATCGCAAAACCAAGTTTCATCAAATGTATTCCGCCATAGCCTAAGCGGCTTGTATGGCATAAAAGCATTCGACTCACGTCCGACTCAGCCTTATACCGACTTCGATATTCTGTACAGCAAAGCGCATCAAGGCCAAGCTGAACTAGAAACTATCTGTAAAAGTACTGCCCTACTCACTAATTCTGAGGCGCTATTTGCTGGCGTTAAATCTCAAGCTCGTGCAGAAGAAAAAATCGCCCTAGAGCTTGATGGTGATGTAACACGAATTACTGACCTAGCCCGTGCAACCATCATCGCTAACGATGTCGAAAGCTTGGTCGAAGTGTACGAAGCCCTAAGTCGCGAAGCAGATGTGGTAAAAGTGAAAAATAAATTCAAATCACCTGCTGATTCTGGCTACCGTGATTTGAACCTTTTGGTTCGTTTACCTAAAACTAATGTTATCGCCGAAGTGCAACTTCACTTGAGAGCCATCGCTGATGTGAAAAGTGGTCCTGAACACGAGCTGTACGAAATCATTCAAGGCATTGAACGTCACGCTATTGCAGAAAAACGTCCGATTAACGACATCGAAGCGGCGCAAATCAATAGCCTAAGACGCCAATCTTTAGAGCTTTACCAACAAGCATGGCAACCATACATTACAACGCACATTAAAGCGGCTTAA
- the ihfA gene encoding integration host factor subunit alpha — MALTKADLAENLFETLGYSKRDAKETVEVFFEEVRKALENGEQVKLSGFGNFDLREKNERPGRNPKTGEDIPISARRVVTFRPGQKLKARVENIKIEK; from the coding sequence ATGGCACTCACGAAGGCCGATTTGGCTGAGAACCTGTTTGAGACACTCGGATACAGCAAGCGGGATGCCAAGGAAACGGTTGAAGTGTTTTTCGAAGAAGTTCGTAAGGCACTTGAAAATGGCGAACAGGTAAAACTGTCTGGTTTTGGTAACTTTGATCTTCGCGAGAAAAACGAGCGACCTGGTCGTAACCCGAAAACTGGTGAAGACATTCCAATTTCTGCTCGACGTGTTGTTACTTTTAGACCGGGACAAAAACTAAAGGCCCGTGTCGAGAATATTAAAATCGAGAAGTAG
- a CDS encoding c-type cytochrome, translated as MRKSALALMLLFLSTVASAAEYQQLANMCIACHGSNNDTSFPSIPNLKWQNQVYLTEQLSDFKSGKREDKTMSKVAQLLSEEDIKKLANYFYQLNNTGSPQ; from the coding sequence TTGCGTAAGTCCGCTTTAGCTTTGATGTTACTCTTTTTATCGACTGTCGCTTCGGCAGCGGAGTACCAGCAACTTGCCAATATGTGCATTGCTTGTCATGGCAGTAACAACGATACCTCGTTTCCCTCTATCCCAAACCTTAAGTGGCAAAACCAAGTCTACCTTACTGAGCAATTGTCTGACTTCAAAAGTGGTAAGCGTGAGGACAAAACGATGTCCAAAGTCGCACAACTATTGTCAGAAGAAGACATCAAGAAGTTAGCCAATTACTTTTACCAACTGAATAACACAGGGTCACCGCAATGA
- the purT gene encoding formate-dependent phosphoribosylglycinamide formyltransferase, with the protein MFGTATRENATRVLLLGSGELGKEVAIECQRLGLEVIACDRYADAPAMQVAHRSHVLDMLDADALEAVIELEKPDYVVPEIEAIATSKLVELEAKGLNVVPTANATKLTMNREGIRRLAAEELKLSTSPYRFADTFEDFAAAVEFVGMPCVVKPVMSSSGKGQSVIKTEEDIQKSWDYAQEGGRTGAGRVIVEGFIDFDYEITLLTVRAVDGVHFCAPIGHRQEDGDYRESWQPQIMSDNALKAAQYTAEQVVNALGGHGIFGVELFVKGDHVIFNEVSPRPHDTGLVTLMSQDSSEFALHVRAFTGMPIKSITQYGPCASAVILGQGTSTNIRFEGLTEALDAPQTQVRLFGKPDIDGRRRLGVALTRRNSTETAIEDAIESASKVKVIY; encoded by the coding sequence ATGTTTGGTACCGCTACTCGTGAAAATGCTACTCGTGTACTTCTATTAGGTTCAGGTGAACTTGGCAAAGAAGTGGCTATCGAGTGCCAACGTTTAGGTTTAGAAGTTATTGCTTGTGACCGTTATGCAGACGCACCAGCTATGCAAGTCGCACATCGCAGTCACGTATTGGATATGTTGGACGCTGACGCTTTAGAAGCCGTTATTGAACTAGAAAAACCAGATTATGTGGTACCGGAAATCGAAGCGATTGCCACCAGCAAGTTGGTAGAGCTAGAAGCAAAAGGGTTGAATGTCGTTCCAACTGCAAATGCAACCAAGCTGACGATGAACCGCGAAGGTATTCGTCGCCTAGCCGCAGAAGAGTTGAAACTGAGCACGTCTCCTTACCGCTTTGCAGACACCTTTGAAGATTTCGCAGCCGCTGTTGAGTTCGTGGGTATGCCTTGTGTTGTGAAACCAGTAATGAGTTCTTCAGGCAAAGGCCAAAGCGTTATCAAAACAGAAGAAGATATCCAAAAATCTTGGGACTACGCACAAGAAGGCGGCCGCACTGGCGCGGGCCGTGTGATCGTTGAAGGCTTCATCGATTTTGATTACGAAATCACACTGCTTACCGTTCGCGCAGTCGACGGTGTACATTTCTGTGCACCAATCGGCCACCGCCAAGAAGACGGTGATTACCGCGAATCATGGCAGCCACAAATCATGTCAGACAACGCTTTAAAAGCGGCTCAATACACGGCAGAGCAAGTGGTTAACGCACTAGGTGGTCACGGTATCTTCGGTGTTGAACTATTCGTTAAAGGCGATCACGTGATCTTCAATGAAGTATCCCCTCGCCCACACGATACTGGTTTGGTTACTTTGATGTCTCAAGATTCGTCTGAATTCGCACTGCACGTTCGTGCCTTTACAGGTATGCCAATTAAGTCGATTACTCAATACGGGCCATGTGCGTCTGCGGTTATCTTAGGCCAAGGCACATCGACAAACATCCGTTTTGAAGGCCTTACAGAAGCGCTAGACGCACCACAAACACAAGTTCGTCTGTTTGGTAAGCCTGACATTGATGGCCGTCGTCGTCTTGGTGTGGCGTTAACTCGCCGTAATAGCACAGAGACAGCAATCGAAGATGCCATCGAAAGCGCTTCGAAAGTAAAAGTGATTTACTAA
- a CDS encoding cytochrome C: protein MPSISNKPNDSSSKLTNLIDGYSFHADSNPVSKRSYRKGIMRAALVCSLLTSMLVQADEIPENPKEYYGVDKASGLIMAPGWETVKGQCNACHTSLIVAQNSGNREQWRETIQWMVDTQGLWDLSDTWDPVLDYLSTYYQDKGIDMNKYRRKPIDSALMPPMPGESQ, encoded by the coding sequence ATGCCTTCTATTTCCAATAAGCCTAATGATAGCAGTTCTAAACTTACCAATTTGATTGATGGCTACTCATTTCACGCAGACTCAAACCCTGTCAGTAAGCGTAGTTACCGTAAAGGCATAATGAGAGCGGCACTGGTGTGCAGCTTGTTAACGTCGATGCTCGTACAGGCCGATGAGATTCCAGAAAACCCGAAAGAGTACTATGGCGTAGATAAAGCATCGGGTCTGATTATGGCACCCGGCTGGGAGACTGTGAAAGGGCAATGTAACGCCTGTCATACCAGCTTAATCGTTGCTCAGAACAGCGGTAACAGAGAGCAATGGCGCGAAACCATTCAATGGATGGTCGACACTCAAGGTTTGTGGGATCTGTCTGATACTTGGGATCCAGTGCTAGATTACCTAAGTACCTATTATCAAGACAAAGGCATCGATATGAACAAGTATCGTCGTAAGCCTATTGATAGCGCCTTGATGCCACCTATGCCAGGAGAGAGCCAATGA
- the cqsA gene encoding alpha-hydroxyketone-type quorum-sensing autoinducer synthase: MSDKTKKKPLPSFIEERLNFYIQDLITQNESQKHLVLGKRPPRNAVVMQSNDYLALSHNKQIQQAHQAAISEHDDNVVMSAIFLQDEESKPAFETELANYVGMESCLLSQSGWAANIGLLQTICPPDTPVYIDFFAHMSLWEGIRAAGAIAHPFMHNNMSHLRRLLERHGSGVIVIDSVYSTIGTIAPLRDIYEMAQAFDCAVIVDESHSLGTHGENGAGLVQALGLTNQVDFITVSLAKTFAYRAGAILGPKQLSDTLPFVAYPAIFSSTVLPQEVIRLEKTLEVIKGAEDKRKTLFERAKSLATGLKRIGFNIRSESQIVALECGNERNTERVRDFLEQRDVFGAVFCRPATGKNKNIIRFSVNADMTPRDIDHVLTVCHEAYNHPELEFV, encoded by the coding sequence ATGAGTGATAAAACCAAAAAAAAACCATTACCTTCCTTTATTGAAGAACGCTTGAACTTCTATATTCAAGACCTGATTACCCAGAATGAAAGCCAGAAACACTTGGTTTTGGGTAAACGTCCACCACGCAACGCTGTTGTCATGCAGAGCAATGATTACTTAGCACTGTCACATAACAAGCAGATCCAACAAGCTCACCAAGCGGCGATCAGTGAACACGATGACAACGTGGTGATGTCTGCGATTTTCTTACAAGACGAAGAATCTAAACCTGCGTTTGAAACCGAACTCGCGAACTATGTCGGAATGGAAAGCTGTTTGCTTTCTCAATCTGGCTGGGCGGCCAATATTGGGTTACTTCAAACTATCTGTCCGCCAGATACGCCAGTGTATATCGACTTTTTTGCACACATGTCGCTGTGGGAAGGCATTCGCGCGGCTGGTGCAATAGCCCATCCATTTATGCATAACAATATGAGTCACTTACGCAGGCTGCTTGAACGCCACGGTTCAGGCGTTATTGTGATCGATTCGGTTTATAGCACAATTGGCACCATCGCCCCACTACGCGACATCTACGAAATGGCGCAAGCGTTTGATTGTGCGGTCATCGTTGATGAATCGCATTCACTGGGCACTCATGGAGAGAATGGTGCTGGCTTAGTGCAAGCGCTCGGACTCACGAATCAAGTCGACTTCATCACCGTCAGCTTGGCAAAGACCTTTGCTTATCGCGCAGGCGCAATCCTCGGGCCCAAACAGCTCTCCGATACCTTGCCGTTTGTCGCATACCCTGCGATTTTTAGCTCAACGGTGTTGCCACAAGAAGTGATTCGTTTAGAGAAAACCTTAGAGGTGATTAAAGGTGCCGAAGATAAACGAAAGACTTTATTTGAACGCGCTAAATCGCTCGCTACAGGCCTCAAACGGATTGGCTTTAACATCCGTAGTGAATCTCAAATCGTTGCGTTAGAGTGCGGCAATGAGAGAAATACAGAGCGAGTGCGCGACTTCCTTGAGCAACGTGATGTGTTCGGTGCTGTGTTCTGCCGCCCCGCTACGGGCAAGAATAAGAACATCATCCGATTTTCAGTGAATGCCGACATGACACCACGAGACATTGACCATGTGCTCACGGTTTGTCACGAAGCGTACAATCACCCGGAGTTAGAGTTCGTATAA
- a CDS encoding EamA family transporter, with protein sequence MKRNDLLLAVFVMVIWGFNFSMIKMGVTNVHPLLATAARFSLAVVPVIFFVARPNVAWRYLVSYGFVFGVGIWGMASWSITAGLSSGLSSVLLSTNVLIGMAVGVWVFKESASVRKLMGAMLAMCALAVLVSAATGNVTVNGVILIMIAACSWTLMGVIVKASKTTQAFAFNVWGMLFAPVPLVLFAVMLHGDQIIWQGIEQWDWNTTIAVLFQAYPTTLFGYWVWNKLLIQYPLSTTAPLTLLVPIFALISGYFMYDEVLSFAQVLASALFLVGIGLIVKPASAERTDKATKLAKQ encoded by the coding sequence ATGAAAAGAAATGATTTGTTGTTAGCGGTATTTGTGATGGTAATTTGGGGATTCAATTTCTCGATGATAAAAATGGGTGTGACCAATGTTCATCCGTTGTTGGCAACCGCCGCGCGTTTCTCGCTAGCGGTTGTTCCGGTGATATTTTTTGTGGCAAGACCGAATGTCGCTTGGCGTTACTTAGTCAGTTACGGCTTTGTGTTCGGTGTCGGTATCTGGGGTATGGCTTCATGGTCGATCACCGCTGGGTTATCTTCTGGGCTTTCATCGGTATTACTGTCAACCAACGTATTAATCGGCATGGCGGTTGGCGTATGGGTGTTCAAGGAGAGTGCTTCTGTGCGTAAATTAATGGGAGCGATGTTAGCGATGTGCGCTTTGGCTGTATTGGTATCTGCAGCAACAGGTAATGTCACCGTTAACGGCGTGATATTGATTATGATTGCGGCATGTAGCTGGACGCTGATGGGTGTAATTGTTAAAGCTTCAAAAACCACTCAGGCTTTTGCGTTTAACGTGTGGGGAATGTTGTTTGCGCCAGTTCCATTAGTGTTGTTTGCCGTCATGTTACACGGTGACCAAATTATCTGGCAGGGCATAGAACAATGGGATTGGAATACGACAATCGCTGTTCTGTTTCAGGCTTACCCAACCACGCTATTTGGTTACTGGGTATGGAACAAGTTATTAATCCAATACCCGTTAAGCACAACGGCACCGTTAACTCTGCTAGTGCCAATCTTCGCATTGATCAGCGGTTACTTTATGTATGACGAAGTACTGTCATTCGCTCAAGTGCTTGCATCGGCGTTGTTCTTAGTCGGGATCGGTTTGATTGTTAAACCCGCGAGTGCGGAGCGTACCGACAAGGCAACTAAACTAGCGAAACAGTAA
- a CDS encoding aminotransferase-like domain-containing protein — protein MSIYRKLANQFIDEIETGKRPEGGRMPSLRQLAKQQAISMSTVVSCYQELESQGWIHSRPQAGYFVSPHKPIHSTPEWAQFESKVSSVKQTSSAHNSINGPLGVSSTTNDEQSIVELERSFRRSIKRMGSRLNHYPDTQGEPMLRQALSTHFAKLDVHFSPEEMVITAGCMSAIKAALESCTKEGDTIAISSPCFNGILELLGKMSRQIIEIPSLDDGVDLQQLETHLKNKRVDAAIFCTSHMNPQGINMSANQKQKLAELANYYQVPIIEDDVYLELSYSSHTPLPAKYYDKGGYVLWCGSVSKSLSPSYRLGWCLPGRYIDEYKTQFSAASYGVALPTQLAVADFIESGQYAKHVRRRCTQLLSLRQQYLSYLAQHLPQDVKISNPQGGMVLWLQIPNLNQKIFAQAVADQNLDIRLGHLFSTLDLYSNCLRINFGYSLEGEAKQQLDDLIRLIHQCVNG, from the coding sequence ATGAGCATCTATAGAAAGCTAGCCAATCAGTTTATCGATGAGATAGAAACAGGTAAAAGACCGGAAGGCGGACGTATGCCTTCACTTCGTCAATTGGCTAAGCAGCAGGCCATCAGCATGTCGACCGTGGTGAGCTGTTACCAAGAATTAGAATCGCAAGGTTGGATACACTCACGACCGCAAGCTGGGTATTTTGTTTCACCTCACAAGCCTATTCATTCAACGCCTGAGTGGGCACAGTTTGAAAGTAAGGTATCGAGCGTCAAGCAAACGTCATCGGCTCACAACTCAATCAATGGGCCTTTAGGGGTTTCTAGTACCACCAATGATGAACAATCGATTGTTGAGCTAGAACGCAGTTTCCGCCGTTCAATCAAACGGATGGGAAGCAGACTCAACCATTACCCAGATACACAAGGTGAGCCGATGTTGCGACAAGCATTATCCACTCACTTTGCCAAACTCGATGTGCACTTTTCACCTGAAGAGATGGTGATCACTGCAGGCTGTATGTCGGCGATTAAGGCTGCACTTGAATCGTGTACCAAAGAAGGCGACACCATTGCGATTAGCTCACCTTGTTTCAACGGCATTCTGGAGTTGCTCGGAAAGATGTCACGCCAAATCATCGAGATCCCATCTCTCGATGATGGTGTCGACTTACAACAACTGGAAACTCATTTGAAGAACAAACGAGTGGACGCCGCGATCTTCTGTACCTCTCATATGAACCCTCAGGGAATCAATATGTCAGCCAATCAAAAACAAAAACTTGCCGAGTTAGCTAATTATTACCAAGTGCCGATCATTGAAGATGATGTGTATCTAGAGCTCTCTTACTCATCACACACACCACTGCCAGCGAAATACTATGACAAAGGCGGCTATGTGCTGTGGTGTGGTTCTGTATCGAAAAGCCTATCACCGAGCTACCGTTTAGGCTGGTGCTTACCGGGAAGGTACATTGATGAATACAAAACTCAGTTTTCTGCAGCGAGTTATGGCGTCGCCCTACCGACTCAACTTGCGGTTGCTGACTTTATCGAATCTGGCCAATACGCAAAGCATGTTAGAAGACGATGTACCCAGCTCCTTTCGTTGCGCCAGCAATACCTTAGTTATTTAGCCCAACACCTTCCTCAAGACGTGAAGATAAGTAACCCGCAAGGTGGCATGGTACTTTGGTTACAAATCCCAAATTTGAACCAGAAAATTTTTGCTCAAGCGGTAGCTGATCAGAATCTTGATATCAGGCTTGGACATCTGTTCAGCACGCTCGATCTCTACAGCAACTGCCTACGCATCAATTTTGGTTACTCACTAGAGGGAGAAGCCAAACAGCAGTTGGATGACTTGATTAGACTTATCCACCAATGCGTCAACGGTTAG
- a CDS encoding thiopurine S-methyltransferase: MNNPEFWHNKWAANQIGFHLEDVNPLLIEFWQKTNPSYDKSVFVPLCGKSEDLIWLATKHEEVQGVELSQIAVRAFFSEHLYTPTVTQISGQHELYQFDELSVYTGDYFTAPIQPVDTIYDRASLVALPEEMRVQYVERLKQLLKPGGKILLVTLDYDQSEMAGPPFSVPKLEIEQLFSGYKITLLNQDIADDEHPKIAKKGLSRFSEEVYLIESDA, from the coding sequence ATGAATAATCCTGAATTTTGGCACAATAAATGGGCAGCCAACCAAATTGGTTTCCACCTTGAAGATGTAAATCCGTTACTTATCGAGTTTTGGCAAAAGACCAACCCTAGTTACGACAAGAGTGTCTTCGTGCCTCTTTGTGGGAAGAGTGAAGATTTGATTTGGTTAGCGACCAAGCATGAAGAGGTTCAAGGTGTCGAATTAAGCCAGATCGCGGTTCGCGCATTTTTCTCTGAGCATTTATACACACCGACAGTGACTCAAATCAGTGGTCAACATGAGCTCTACCAATTCGATGAGCTGAGTGTTTATACCGGAGATTATTTCACTGCGCCAATTCAGCCTGTCGACACTATTTATGACCGTGCTTCTTTGGTAGCTTTGCCTGAAGAGATGCGAGTGCAGTATGTAGAGCGTTTGAAACAACTGCTGAAACCGGGCGGTAAGATCCTTCTGGTGACTCTGGATTACGACCAAAGCGAGATGGCAGGGCCTCCGTTTAGCGTACCTAAACTAGAGATCGAACAGTTGTTCTCTGGATACAAAATCACATTGTTGAATCAAGATATTGCAGACGATGAACATCCGAAGATTGCTAAGAAAGGTTTGTCTCGATTCAGTGAAGAAGTGTATTTGATTGAGTCAGACGCTTAA
- a CDS encoding molybdopterin-dependent oxidoreductase, with protein MSLDRRQFLKAALSATAVSALPVSWVFAANRPEGLAALDINALTWAKAEDLPDYYTVLNTNPLNAYPPESMLAPAVTPADVPFVRWNGLMPDFTEMDPDTWTFEVKGESVKQSKTYTIAELKSKFKHHTQSLVLECGGNSRNNFYPSTKGNQWNNAGVYCSQWTGVLLSDVLKDCGIKDDAVYVGNHGFDKHLSGKGEAISRGVPIAAAMNDNALIAWEMNGEPIPYLHGYPLRTVFGGRPASVSQKCTTGISIRNKIHDGHKMAAPAYQVPKNPIAPGEKVDNKDFRIIEEMIVKSLITSPKSGTEFALGKKVKVSGHAWAGLRTVEKLQVSYDYGTTWQDAKLNKPVNKGAWQQWEADLDLPMTGYYEIWAKATDSEGDSQPVVQPQWNPKGYLFNGCHRIAVRVS; from the coding sequence ATGAGTTTAGATAGAAGACAGTTCCTTAAAGCCGCGCTTTCAGCAACAGCAGTATCTGCATTGCCGGTGTCGTGGGTATTTGCCGCGAATCGCCCTGAAGGTTTAGCAGCACTGGATATCAATGCATTAACGTGGGCAAAAGCAGAAGATCTACCGGATTACTACACCGTTTTAAATACCAACCCTTTGAATGCGTATCCGCCAGAAAGTATGCTTGCGCCTGCTGTGACTCCTGCAGATGTTCCCTTCGTTCGTTGGAATGGCTTGATGCCAGATTTTACGGAGATGGACCCTGATACTTGGACCTTCGAAGTGAAAGGTGAATCCGTAAAACAGAGCAAAACCTATACGATAGCCGAGCTCAAATCTAAGTTTAAGCACCATACCCAGAGCTTGGTGCTTGAGTGTGGCGGTAACAGCCGTAACAATTTTTATCCAAGTACCAAAGGTAATCAATGGAACAACGCTGGTGTCTATTGTTCACAGTGGACCGGTGTGTTGTTGAGCGATGTGCTTAAAGATTGTGGTATCAAAGATGATGCGGTTTATGTCGGTAATCATGGCTTTGATAAACACTTGAGTGGCAAAGGTGAGGCGATTTCACGAGGCGTTCCTATTGCAGCTGCGATGAACGATAACGCGTTAATTGCCTGGGAGATGAATGGTGAGCCGATCCCTTATCTCCATGGTTATCCGCTACGAACTGTATTTGGCGGCCGACCGGCTTCTGTTTCTCAGAAATGTACAACAGGCATCAGTATTCGAAACAAAATCCACGATGGACACAAGATGGCAGCACCTGCGTATCAAGTGCCTAAGAACCCAATCGCCCCGGGTGAGAAAGTGGATAACAAAGATTTCCGAATCATAGAAGAAATGATTGTGAAATCGCTGATTACTTCTCCCAAAAGCGGGACAGAGTTTGCTCTCGGTAAGAAGGTCAAGGTTAGTGGCCATGCATGGGCAGGGTTAAGAACCGTTGAGAAGCTGCAAGTGAGTTACGACTACGGTACTACTTGGCAAGATGCAAAGTTGAATAAGCCAGTAAACAAGGGCGCATGGCAACAATGGGAAGCAGATCTAGACCTTCCTATGACAGGTTATTATGAGATCTGGGCGAAGGCGACCGACAGTGAAGGTGATAGTCAGCCTGTGGTGCAACCGCAGTGGAACCCCAAAGGTTACCTGTTTAATGGTTGCCACCGTATCGCAGTAAGAGTGTCGTGA
- a CDS encoding helix-turn-helix domain-containing protein: protein MDTLDDEICTTIKRHLKKAGISYKEVSEFTGISEIGIKRLLNGHQSLSILKLQKICKLIQLPLSALITEAEEALASVSLFTDEQDAAFCKEPALFTIFQEIVNEGANAQQLMASYDLNEPSLHIYLRKLEQLKLITMLLGLKFHVIVPANIAFSEQARFSVMFKNQVIDALKQAVQYIDASNKQAYFITTKLRLTEDEFKEYNARLEELMFKTLKVSQSHSRMTEGVNDYAIVDMGAKGIFHPTLKAPVNLV, encoded by the coding sequence ATGGATACACTTGACGACGAAATTTGTACAACAATCAAACGCCATTTGAAAAAGGCTGGTATCTCTTATAAAGAAGTTTCAGAGTTCACAGGAATCTCCGAAATAGGCATTAAACGATTGCTGAACGGCCATCAATCACTCTCTATTTTGAAGTTACAAAAGATATGTAAATTAATTCAGCTTCCTCTATCAGCTCTTATCACAGAAGCAGAAGAAGCATTAGCTTCGGTGTCACTATTTACAGACGAACAAGACGCAGCCTTCTGTAAAGAACCGGCGTTGTTTACGATTTTCCAAGAGATTGTAAATGAAGGAGCAAACGCCCAGCAGTTAATGGCCAGTTATGACTTAAACGAACCATCACTGCATATCTACCTCAGGAAACTGGAACAGTTAAAACTAATAACAATGTTATTAGGCTTAAAATTCCATGTCATCGTGCCTGCCAATATAGCTTTCTCTGAACAAGCACGATTTAGCGTCATGTTCAAAAACCAAGTCATAGATGCACTAAAACAGGCTGTGCAATATATCGATGCAAGTAACAAACAAGCTTACTTTATTACGACTAAACTTAGGCTGACCGAAGACGAATTTAAAGAATATAACGCTAGGCTTGAGGAGTTAATGTTCAAAACCCTAAAGGTCAGTCAGTCGCATAGCCGAATGACTGAAGGAGTCAACGACTATGCTATTGTCGACATGGGCGCCAAAGGAATTTTCCACCCTACACTCAAAGCACCAGTAAATTTAGTTTAG